Proteins encoded in a region of the Acipenser ruthenus chromosome 54, fAciRut3.2 maternal haplotype, whole genome shotgun sequence genome:
- the LOC117966593 gene encoding protein turtle-like has translation MSGAGNTLQLRDNIQGITKPAIRRLARRGGVKRISGLAFYPIGNAESQLDELPKPRLTLEPPFLERFTGESVTLNCGWRPAAPPGPPGVPGASGLVGPRGHPGPAGPAGPPGPPGPPGPPGPPGSPGARAYFGHRGLPGRPGFPGPTGPPGPPGPPGPAGPPGPPGPPGLPGRPGRPGRPGHPNNIGNRRFPGFPGFPGPRGSPGRAGPPGSPGPPGPPGPPGPPGPPGPPGPPGPTGPPGPPGPPGPPDMNFLWYKDSEDSPVLQTAGRNVTGDRYTIPAAAASDQGQYWCQVQRGDPALYSQFSDPVRLNITEARPKAVLTLQPAWAQIFTGETVTLSCEVEGGSAGWSFKRYRYGHVKAICSDENSKRNGDPCTIRDTRYYHSGEYWCESASGQERSNAVALTVSNDWVVLQTPPLPLFEGDPLRCWVRENRKAHWLVLYKNNEELLSKTDTELIEYRVSKSDEETYRCRVLGLSDSLAMLSVRELFSRVTLTASPGATVEEGEALNLTCEAAVNKTPRPQLHYTILRDGEPVTNSTDSALYSIASAEKSHTGNYSCAVQAQGVWRNSTEILITVERKM, from the exons AGCTGCCAAAGCCCAGACTCACCCTGGAGCCTCCATTCCTGGAGAGATTCACTGGAGAGTCAGTCACTTTGAACTGTGGGTGGCGTCCTGCTGCTCCGCCTGGTCCTCCTGGTGTACCTGGTGCTTCTGGTCTAGTTGGTCCTCGTGGTCATCCTGGTCCTGCTGGTCCTGCTGGTCCCCCTGGTCCCCCTGGTCCTCCTGGTCCCCCTGGTCCCCCTGGTTCTCCTGGTGCTCGTGCTTATTTTGGACATCGTGGTCTTCCTGGTCGTCCTGGTTTCCCTGGTCCTACTGGTCCTCCTGGTCCTCCTGGTCCTCCTGGTCCTGCTGGGCCTCCTGGTCCTCCTGGTCCTCCTGGTCTTCCTGGTCGTCCTGGTCGTCCTGGTCGTCCTGGTCATCCCAATAATATTGGAAATAGACGTTTCCCTGGTTTTCCTGGTTTCCCTGGTCCTCGTGGTTCCCCTGGTCGTGCTGGTCCTCCTGGTTCTCCTGGTCCTCCTGGTCCTCCTGGTCCCCCTGGTCCTCCTGGTCCCCCTGGTCCCCCTGGTCCCCCTGGTCCCACTGGTCCTCCTGGTCCCCCTGGGCCTCCTGGTCCTCCTGACATGAATtttctctggtacaaagacagcgAGGACTCTCCAGTGCTGCAGACTGCTGGCCGCAATGTAACTGGTGACAGATACACAATCCCTGCAGCAGCTGCGtctgaccagggccagtactgGTGTCAGGTACAAAGAGGAGATCCAGCACTCTACTCACAGTTCAGCGATCCTGTGAGATTAAACATTACTG AGGCTCGTCCCAAGGCTGTCCTGACCCTGCAGCCTGCCTGGGCACAGATATTCACAGGAGAGACAGTCACTCTGAGCTGTGAGGTGGAGGGGGGCTCTGCTGGGTGGAGTTTTAAACGATACAGATATGGACATGTAAAGGCAATATGCAGTGATGAGAACAGCAAGAGGAATGGGGATCCCTGCACTATCAGAGACACTCGGTATTaccacagtggagagtactggtgtGAGTCTGCATCGGGACAGGAACGCAGCAATGCTGTCGCCTTAACAGTGTCCA ATGACTGGGTGGTCCTGCAGACTCCCCCCCTGCCTTTGTTTGAGGGAGACCCTCTGAGGTGTTGGGTCCGTGAGAATCGTAAAGCTCACTGGCTCGTGCTTTACAAGAACAATGAAGAGTTACTATCCAAGACTGACACAGAGTTGATTGAGTATCGAGTCTCAAAGAGTGATGAGGAGACCTACAGGTGCAGAGTGCTGGGGCTCTCTGATTCCTTAGCAATGCTGTCAGTGAGAG AgctgttctccagggtgactctgacagcctctccaggagccacagtggaggagggagaggctcttaacctgacctgtgaggcagcagtgaacaaaaccccccgTCCTCAACTCCACTACACCATTCTGAGAGATGGGGAGCCTGTGACaaacagcactgactctgcactgtacagcatagccagcgctgagaagagccacactgggaaCTATAGCTGTGCTGTGCAAGCACAGGGAGTGTGGAGGAACAGCACAGAGATACTAATCACAGTGGAACGTAAGATGTAA